The Fictibacillus arsenicus genome contains a region encoding:
- a CDS encoding aminopeptidase — protein MKTFEEKLDQYAELVVKVGLSMQEGQKLLISSPIEAAEFTRKVTKHAYENGCNRVMVDWVDTQTNRIHYTSAKEEVLKDDLQSWEIEKYNSLVENHDCFLMVTGNDPNAYKGVPSERMMFVQKNRGEKLQAFSAGQLRGDMHWAIAGAPTAGWAKSVFPEKNEEEAVEALWEAIFKTVRVDQADPVAAWEEHVKTLSEKVDYLNEQRFKTLHYKSEGTDLSIDLHPDHTWIGGGHNSTFGTYYIPNLPTEEVFTTPRKYGVNGKVSSSKPLSAMGNLIDNFSLTFKDGKVVEFTAEEGYDTLKQLLSIDDGMGYLGEVALVPYDSPISNSGIIFNNTLYDENASCHLAIGTSITMSVKDAGNLTPEQMEEKEINHSRGHTDFMIGSADLEIEAEYEDGKRIPLFKNGNWAI, from the coding sequence ATGAAGACATTTGAAGAAAAATTAGATCAATATGCTGAACTTGTTGTGAAAGTTGGATTAAGCATGCAAGAGGGGCAAAAGTTATTAATTAGTTCTCCAATCGAAGCTGCAGAATTTACTCGTAAAGTAACAAAACATGCCTATGAGAACGGTTGTAATAGAGTGATGGTGGACTGGGTTGATACCCAAACCAACCGTATTCATTATACGAGCGCGAAGGAAGAAGTACTGAAAGATGACCTTCAATCTTGGGAAATCGAAAAATATAACAGTCTTGTAGAAAATCACGATTGTTTCTTGATGGTAACTGGAAATGACCCGAACGCATATAAAGGTGTTCCTTCAGAGCGTATGATGTTCGTTCAAAAGAATAGAGGGGAAAAGCTGCAAGCCTTTTCAGCTGGCCAGCTTAGAGGTGATATGCACTGGGCGATTGCTGGTGCACCGACAGCAGGCTGGGCAAAATCTGTATTCCCTGAAAAAAATGAAGAAGAAGCAGTTGAAGCATTATGGGAGGCGATTTTTAAAACCGTTCGTGTAGACCAGGCGGATCCAGTTGCGGCATGGGAAGAGCATGTTAAAACACTTTCAGAAAAAGTAGATTACTTAAATGAGCAGAGATTTAAAACACTGCATTATAAATCAGAAGGCACAGATTTAAGCATTGATTTGCATCCTGACCATACGTGGATTGGAGGAGGACACAATTCTACATTCGGTACTTACTACATTCCTAACCTGCCAACAGAAGAGGTGTTCACTACGCCTAGAAAATATGGTGTAAATGGAAAAGTATCAAGTTCTAAGCCTTTGTCGGCTATGGGGAACCTCATCGATAACTTCAGTCTAACGTTTAAAGATGGGAAAGTGGTCGAATTTACTGCAGAAGAGGGATACGATACACTGAAACAGCTGCTTAGCATCGATGACGGCATGGGGTATCTGGGAGAAGTAGCTCTTGTACCTTATGACTCGCCTATCTCGAACTCAGGCATCATTTTTAACAATACACTGTATGATGAGAATGCTTCTTGTCACTTGGCAATTGGTACTTCGATCACAATGTCTGTTAAAGATGCAGGGAACCTTACACCTGAACAGATGGAAGAGAAAGAAATTAATCACAGCCGCGGCCATACTGATTTCATGATCGGTTCTGCTGACCTTGAAATTGAAGCAG